The nucleotide window GAGGGCGTCTCATGGAATCCGGAGGCCTTCTTGAGCCGCTGCACCTTGCCGCCCTCCTGGTCCACGCCGATGAACAGCGGGGTGGCCGCGTAGGACTGGAGAGATTCGTTCAGGGCCTTTACCTGCTCCGGGTTCCGGATGTTTCGTTCGGCCTTGCCCAGCGCCACGTCGTAGTCGAACAGGACCACGCCGCCAAGGTGGTGGTCGCGGATGTCGCGGGCGATGCGGCTGTCCGGCGCGGCGGTGTAGCCCCGGAATCCGGCCATGAGCATCTGGCCGATCATGACGTCGAGGTCCGCCGCCAAGGCGGGCAGGGGAAGGAGAAGGGTCAGTCCTGCGATCAGTGTTGCGAGGCGGTGTTTCATGGCGGCTCCGTGCGTTTTCGGCAGCATAGGCCGGGGGATGCTTCCGGCGCAAGGGGGAAAGCTGTTTGCCACCGGGCGATTATGCATTACATATACCCCATGCAGCCCAAGACCCCCCGCACCGGATTCTTCAACCGCGTCCTGCGTCACGCATGGACCGACCTGCGTCCCTTGGTGGTGGAGGACGGCGAGGGCGGGCTTTCGCATCGGGAGGCCAAGCTCTGGTCGCTCATCCTGTCCGCCCGGCACGTGCCCTACCGCATGCGACGGCTGCCCGCAGCCGAGGGCGGGGGATACGTCATCGAGGTCCAGGAGTGGTTCGCCGACCGGGCGGCCAGGGAACTCACGCTCTATTTTGAGGAGAACCGGCCCGACATCGGGTCCGTCACCCTGCCGGACCTGCGCCCGGTCAGCGGGTTCGAGCCCACCCTCGTCGGCCTGGGATTGCTCCTGCTTTTTTATGTCATGTATCACCGCGTCTACCCCGGTCTCGGCGTGTACCCCGAACTGTGGGCGGATATCGGCAGCGCCGACGGGTCGGCCATCCTGTCCGGCCAGTGGTGGCGTACTGCCACCGCCCTCACCCTGCACGCGGACGGCCCGCACGTCCTGGGCAACGCGGTCATCGGCGGGGTCTTCATCTGGCTGGTGTCCCGGCGGCTGGGAGGCGGCCTGACCTGGCTGCTGACCATCCTGTCCGGGGTGCTCGGCAATCTTGCCAATACCCTGGTCCTGGGCGTACACCACGACGCCATCGGTTTTTCCACGGCCACCTTCGGCGCGGCAGGCGTGTTGGCGGCCATCACCCCCTTTACCGTGGGTGGCGGCGTCCACGGCCTGGGCAGCGGCGAGCGGGTGCGGCGGCTGCTGCGCTTCACGTCCAACGCGCTCATTCCCTTCGGAGCCGGTCTCGGGCTGCTGGCCATGCTCGGGGCCGGGGAAGGGACCGACCTCGGCGCGCACCTGTTCGGTTTCCTGTCGGGGGCCGGGCTGGGCGTTGTCGCCGGCAAGCTGACCACCGGCCACGGACTGCCCGGGCGGCCGCTCGGGGCGTGGATGTACCTGGCTGCCCTGTGCATTCCCCTCGGGGCGTGGTGGCTGGCATGGCTGGCATGAGCTGGAAGGGTGTGCTAGGCTTTCCCGATCGATGGCCGGTTGTATATCTCAGTGAACGCAGGAGAAACGCGTGTCGGAAAATGTCATTGAATTCAGAGGAGTGAGTTTTTCCCATGGCGGGACGGTCATTCTCGAAGACGTGAACCTGTCCATCGAGGCCGGGGACTACCTGGCCGTGCTCGGTCCCAACGGGGGCGGCAAGTCCACGTTGCTCAAGCTCATGCTCGGCCTCATAAGACCGGACAGCGGCGTTGTCCGCATCCTGGGCGAGGAGCCGGGCGCGGCGGGCGGGCGCATCGGCTACCTGCCGCAGCACACCCACGTTGCCCAATCCTTTCCCATCTCCGTGCTGGACGCGGTGTGCATGGGCTTGGTCAAGCCGGGCTTCGGCGGCATCGCCGGGCTGTCCTGTTCTCCCGACGAGCAGGACAAGGCGCGCCGGGCCCTTGAGCGGGTCAACCTGCTGCAATACGCGGACAGGGGGCTGGCAGGGCTGTCAGGCGGCCAGAAGCAGCGGGTGTTCATCGCCCGCGCCCTGGTGGCCGACCCGGAACTGCTGCTCCTCGACGAGCCCACGGCCAGCGTGGACTCCGCCAGCCGCAACGCGCTCTTTACCCTGCTCGTCGACCTGAACGCCGACATGACCATCGTCATGGTCAGCCATGACATCTCGGCCCTGGCCAAGGGCGTCAAATCCGTGGCCTGCGTCAACCGCAAGGTTCATTTCCACGCCGCCCCGGCCATCACCGGCGACATGTACCAATCCACCTACGGCACGCCCGGCACCGGGACCTGCCCCGTGGAGCTGGTCACCCACGGTCACGTGCCGCACCGGGTGCTCGGTGCCCACGACCTGGGCTGCGACTGCGAGCACGGCTGCTTCCACACCCACGACGAGGAGTCCGAATGATGGACATCCTCGGTTACGAATTCATGCAGAACGCCCTGGCAGCGGGCCTGCTGGCCAGCGTCATCTGCGGGATCATCGGTTCCCTGGTGGTGGTCAACCGCATCGTCTTCATCTCCGGCGGCATCGCCCATGCCTCCTACGGCGGGGTGGGACTCGCCTTCCTGCTCGGCCTGCCCGTGCTGCCCGTGACCACGGTGTTCACGGTGTGCGCGGCTCTGGTCATGGCCATGGTCACCCTGCGCGACCGCGAGCGGGTGGACACGGTCATCGGGGCCATCTGGGCCGCGGGCATGGCATTGGGCATCATCCTGCTCGACCTGACGCCGGGCTACAACGTGGACCTGATGAGCTACCTGTTCGGCTCCATCCTGGCCGTGACCCGGTCCGACCTCTGGCTCATGGCCGGGCTGGCCGTGTTGGTCTTCGGCCTGGTGCTCGTCTTTTTCCGGGGGTTCCTGGCCATGAGCTTCGACGAGGAGTTCGCCCGGGCGCGCGGCGTGCCCGTCAGCTTTCTCCATTGCCTGCTCATCGTCCTGGTGGGGCTGTGCGTGGTCATGATCATCCGGGTGGTCGGCCTGATCCTGGTCATTGCCCTGCTGACCATCCCGCCGTTCATTGCGGAGCGGCGGACCAAGTCGTTGAAGTCGATGATGATAGTGTCCACGGCTCTGAGCGTCCTGTTCACCGTGGCCGGGCTGTGGCTCTCCTATTCCCTGGACATCACGTCCGGGGCCGCCATCATAGCGGTGGCCACGTTGAGCTTTTTCGCGTCCATGGTCTTGCCCGGAAAAAAGGCGTAGTCCGCAAGTGGCTGATTTTTCCCGTGGAATGAGTTTTGCAAATCAGAAAGGGCCGGTGTACATCTTTTCCTGCCCATGGCTGTCCATAGAGAAGAAATGACGATGAAGTGCAAGGAAAAGCTGAAAGAGGAAGGGTACATCCGGTACCGGGGCGCGGTAGACGCCTCGGTGTACGAGTATTTCAACTGCGATTGCTCGTGGAAGGCGGAGTGGTATCTCAAGGCCGGACATTACCGGTGCTGCGGATGCAAGGAGAGGTGCGAGACCAGGGAGCCCGACGGGTTCCAGCTCTTCCTCGATCTGGGATAACCGACAAGGAAACGACATGCGACGGATCATCATTGCATTTCTCATTCTGGCCGCCGGGCTGGCCGCAACGAACGCCCCGGCGTCCGAATTCCAGGATATGGACATATGCTTGGGCAAGGCCGTTGTCGCCAGAGCCATCTGCAAGGACCCGCTCGAGGTCAATTTCGTGGCCAGGGTCAAGGACGACATTTATCTGTTCTCGGTCTTCTACGCCAGGCAGGAGGCCCGGTTCCTGGTGGGGGTGACCGACAAGACGATCCGTGTCCAGGGCAAGGAATTCCTCAAGCTGACCAAGACCATCCCCTATCATTTCGACGCGGACGCCAAGTGCGCCGTGGTGAATTTTTCCTCCCCGGAGTGCCCGAATTCGGAGCCCATCGTCTGCTGTTCGGAAAAGACCACCGAGGAGAAGCTGGACGACAAGTTCTGGGGCCGCCCCATTCCCGACCTGCTCGACGAGGACCTGCGCAGGGCGCTGGAAGAGTATGAGCAGGACCAGGGCGCGCAGGAAGGCGACAACGCCACCGAGGCCCAACCCGCCCCGGCGCAATAGGCGCGTACGGGTATGAAATGCACAAGCCCCGGCAGCGAGCCGGGGCTTTTTGTTTTCAGACGCGCCTGAAATAGATGAGCAGGGCGAGCAGCCCCACCGTGGGGTACAGGGGCCACCAGGTGCGATACCACCAGCAGCCTGCGGCCACCCCGGCCAGGAGCAGGAGGTAGCCCCAGGCCTCCATCAAGCGCTTGAGGTCGCGCCAGGCGTCGGCGGGCATGCCCTGGTGCTCGAAGGACACCAGGGGTTCGTCGACCGGGCTGTCTTCGGCGGGGGCGGCGCGTCGGGAGGATTGCAGCTTTCGGTTGCATCGGGCGCAGAAGCGGGTGTCGTCGGAGTTTTTCTCTCCGCATTTGGTGCAGGTGATCACGGCTTGGTTATCGCGCCTGGCCGGATGAAGGTCAAGGCCGGGGTCCCTCGAAGAGAGGGAGGCAAATACTTTTTGCAAATATGCGTGAGTTGGCATACTGTTTCTGGCGATTCTTAAACACTTCAGGACTGTTGGGCTCATGGCAAACGCACCCGAAGGGGGCAGGTCAGGCAACGACGAGCGACTTGCCGCTTACCAGACCAGACTCCGAGCGCTCAAGGAACGTTCCTCTCTCCGTGAGGTCATGGAGCGTGAACTGCTGCTTGAGTTCCTGACCCTCAATCAGACCGCCATCAACGAGTTCCCGATGCTGGAGGCCCAGAAGAAGACGGTCATGGAACTGCTCTGCGGCCGCCAGGGCCACCCGGGCTACGAGTTCATCCACAAGCAGATCGCCAATTTCATCGTCCTGCTGGCCCACTACGAGAAAGCGGTCAAGGTCAAGGACGCCGAGCGCGCCGAAAGCTTGAAGAGCGGGCTGCTGAACACCGAATCCATTCTCATCAAATGCGTCCAGGGCATCGTCTACGCCATGGCGTTGATCACGGACAACTTCGAGGAAGTGGTCCTGCGCTACTTCGGCCAGGATGCGCTCAAGGAGTACACCGCGCTCATCGAGCAGCACGAGCTAGACCAGGCGTTCTGGACCGCGTTCATCGAGCAGTTCGTGGCCAGCAAGGTGGCCGAGGCCCACAAGGAAATCCTGGAAGGCGAGAAGTTCGACATATCCAAGGAGCGTTCCTTCCTGGTCATCCGCTTCCTTTTTGACGACATCCTGGCCAAGCTCAACCCGACCGACCAGAAGATAGACAAGACGCGCATCCAGCAGTGCTACCTGGAAAGCGAGACCGAGGAGGCCGCCGCCAGGCGGGCCAAGCTCGTGCAGGGCATGCTCGCCAAGAGGCTCTCCACCCTTTCCGGGTTCAAGCAGTTTTCCGCAAACGAGTTGCTCCAGGCCGCCCGGCTGACCTGCCTCGACACCATTGGCGGGGATTTCGAGAAGCAGTACATGGCCCGCGTGGCTGCGGCTGCGGGAGGCGAAGGCGGCGAGGCCAAGGACAGGGACCAGGCCAGGAAGGAACAGGAGGCGTTCAAGTTCCTGCTCGATCAGCTCGTGGGCCTGGGCGTGGGCGCGTGCATCGCCCTCGGCGTGACCGGAGATCATTTTTTCAAGTCCATGGAAGCCTATGCGCCGGAGCACATCAAGTCCATCCTGCCCTACAAGAAGAACTACTCCATCCCGGTGCTGGAGAAGATCCTGTTTTTCCTGCTCGAGCACAACATGATCCACCTGCTCGGGGAACGCGGGCTGGACGAGGGGGGCAAGATTCAGGTCCGCTCGGGACGCGCCCGACGGGTGCCGGAGAGCGAGCTGGACGCGCTTCCCAACATGTCCAAGATTCGCAGGAAGCAGTTGTTCGGCAAGGACACCACCCGCGAAGGGACCGTGCTTTTCAAGCCCAAGACCGCCCAGCAGCTGGCCCAAACCATGAAGACCCTGTCCCTTGAGCCCGAGTTGCAGCAGGGGCTGGCCGGTCTCTGGAAAAAGGCGGTCTTCCGGGTGGACATCATGGTCCTCATCAACCTGGAGCTGGTCGCCAGGGGCACCACCAATCTCAAGGCCCGTTTGGGCGAGATTCTCGACAAGTACGGGGTGTCCAAGCGGACCCAGCCCGAAGCCGAAGAATCGGTCGAGACCCCGCCCGAAGAGTCGCCGTCCGGGGAATAGAAATTTGAAAGGGAAACGTCCCCTGCGTCAGACCGGCGCAGGGGACGTTGTTTTTTGGGAGGGGGGAGGCCTCCGGCGGCCCCGGAGGCTGCTCGCCGCAGGGCGTCTCCGACGGGCAGAGCGCTGCCCTGCACCCGCTCAAGGCCGGGGGCCTTGAGAATCCCGTGTCGCCTCCGGCGAGGGGTGCGTGGGTGGTGGAAAGATGCGGCCTGGAGTGGCGGGACACGGAATGTCCCGAAGTCTTCACGCGGCATTGCGCGCGGCGCGCCGCGCGCAATGCCGCGCAAATCCTTCGGGACAGAGCCCACGCCACAAGCGTCGCCATTCGTTATTGGGAAATTGTTGTGGTGGCGTGTTGGGACGATGCACCAAGCAAGAGGAACACACTTCCTCGACCGCGAACCGCGCGGATGCGCATACAAAAAGCTTTGGAAAAGAAAGGGGATGGGGGTCCGGGGGAGGCATTCCTACCTGCGGAAAACGATGGTCTTGTTGCCGTCCACGATGACGCGGTCTTCGAGGTGCCACTTGACCGCCCGGGCCAGGACGTGGCGTTCGATGTCGCCGCCCAGCCGTTTCAGGTCGTCGACGTCGTGGCTGTGGGTGACGCGGATGACGTCCTGCTCGATGATCGGGCCCTCGTCCAGCTGTTCGGTGATGTAGTGGGCCGTGGCCCCGATGAGCTTGACCCCGCGCTGGTGCGCCCGGCGGTATGGGTCCGCGCCCACGAAGGCGGGCAGGAACGAGTGGTGGATGTTGATGATCCTGCACGTGAATCTGTTGACGAAATCCGGGGTCAGAATCTGCATGTAGCGGGCCAGCACGATCAGGTCCACGTCGCCCATGAGATCGATCATGGTGTCCTCGGCGGTCACCTTGTCGCGCAGGGAGGGGCCCACCGGAACGTAGTGGAAGGGCACGAAGTGCTCCACGGACTCGCGCAGATCCTGGTGGTTGGAGATGACCATGGAGATGTCCGCCTCCAGGTCGCCCCGTTTCCACCGCCACAAGAGCTCCATGAGCGCGTGGTCCACCTTGGAACAGAGGATGACCATCTTCTTGGGCTTCCAGACCGGGTTCAGGCTCCAGTCCATGACGAAGCCGTTGGTCACCTCTTCCCTGAATTCGCGGCGCAGCTCTTCAAGGCCGTCCATGTCCAGGCCGGGCAGGAAGAATTCGTTGCGCATGAAGAACCGGCCGCCTTCGGGGTCGGTCGAGTGCTGGTCCGAGTGGATGATGTTGGCGTTCTTTTTGTGCAGGTATCCGCTGACTGCGGCCACGATGCCCGGCTGGTCCGGGCAGGTGATGAGCAGTCTGACGGTGCTTTCCTTGGATTCGGTCATGGTGCTGTGTCCTTATGCGTGGTGCATGAAATTCGGGCAGGGCGTCCCGGTCCGGGCGTGTTCCTGCATCGTGGTGGCTGTATCGCAAAATACGGGCGAATAAAAGTCTTTTCCCTCCAGCCCGCCCGCAGGACTTGGCAACCGCATGATTCGGGTTTATATGCTACGTTGGACGAATGCTTGAAAAGATCACCCTGAAATGAGGAATATATGTCTGAGAGCGCTTTGAAGAAAGTGATGGACCACGCGTCCGCCGGATTGACGGCGCGCAAGGCCTTTTTCGATACAAAGGCGGAGTTGGTGGTTGAGATCGCCCGGGCCATGGCCGTGTGCCTGGCCGGGGGCGGCAAGGTCATGTTCTGCGGCAACGGCGGGTCCGCCGCCGACTGCCAGCACCTGGCCGCCGAGTTCACCAACCGGATCAAGCTGGAGCGGCCGCCGCTGCCCGGCCTGGCCCTGACCACCGACACCTCGGCCCTGACCGCCATCGCCAACGACTACAGCTTTGACGAGGTCTTTTCCAAGCAGGTCCTTGCCCTGGGCCGTCCCGGCGACATGCTGGTGGGCTTTTCCACTTCCGGCACCTCGACCAACGTCATCCGCGCCATGCGCGAAGCCAAGCGCAACGGCATCGTCACCGTGGGCCTGACCGGGCAAAGCGGGGCGGAGATGGCCTCGGTTTCGGACTTCCTGGTAACGGTCCCGTCCGGCCAGACCGCCGTTGTCCAGGAGATTCACATTGCGGCGGGGCACATGTTCTGCTTTCTGGTGGACCACTTCCTGTTCGAGGCCGTGTCCGAACTGACGCCCTACCTGCCCGATCCGTCGCAAGGGTAGCGCATATTGAAACGAAAAAGCCCCCGCGAATGATCGCGGGGGCTTTTTTCTGCTCAGAAGGTCTCGCGCTTGACCCGGATGGTCAATCCCTTTTCCCGGAGGTGGGAGGCCAGGATCTGCGCCCGCTCCAGGCTGGGGACGGTGCTGATGACCAGCTGGGCCGTTCCCGCCTCGTCCCAGACCCAGATGTTCTCGGGCAGGACCAGTCCGGCCTTGCGGGTGGCTATGAGGAGCCGCTCCCTGGCCGTTTCCCGGCTGTCGAAGGAGTCTTCGGCCAGGGGCTCGCCGCAGGCCAGTACCCACCAGCCGCGGGGGCGCAGGTCCGGATTGCGTTCCTCTCCGAAGCTCTTGGCGGTCAATTCGGCCTGGCCCTGGCGGACCACTGCCGTCATGCGCAGGATGGATTTTTCTATCTGATGAATGTTGTCGGTCATGCGCTGTCGTCGACCCGAATGACGGGCCGGTCTCCCATGGGAACAATTTATCCCTACGCCCGGTTCCTGGCAAGGAGGATGACGGGGGTAAGCGTTATTTTTTCACGGCCTTGCGTCCGGGCTTTGGGCAAGGTATTGAAGGGCATGGCCTTCATGTCCGGAACACATGCCAAGCGGACCGCCGAATATCGGCGGATACGCATCATAGTGGGCGCTGCCGTCGTGGCCTGCCTGGTCTGGGCGTTCGCTTCGCTGCCTTACGACATCCTGCGCGCGGAGCGGGCCAGGCTGTATGGCGAGGAAGCCACCACCGGCGTTGTCCTGGCCGTGCGCGGCGTGGAGTCCTCCGACACCGGCAAAGGCAGGCTGGTCGTCGACTACAAGTATATCGACCCCGACGGATTCGCGCGCACGGCCTCGGCCCGGATGGACGCGTCAAAGTGGTCGCAGTACCGCCCCGGCCGTTCGGTCAAGGTGATCTTCGTGCGCAACCGCCCCGAGATCGTCCGCCTTCCCGGCGAGGAGGAGCCCGCCTTTCAGCTCTGGCTCCGCGACCTCATGAACTAGCGATATTGTTTCGGAAACCGTTCGCCCATCAGGTATTCCATGGCCTCCCGGTCGATGGTGCCCGAGGCGATGAAGAATTCCAGGCCCACGATCATGGGGTGGTAGGTCAGTCCGTGGTCCAGTTCGTCCGCCGGGCCGTACAGGAACCGCTCGGCGGGCACGACGTCGTTGACGGTGATGATCCCGTCCGCGTGCAGGGCAGAGGGCATGACGTGATCCAGGATGACTCCGCCGGGCAGGGTGGTCCAGAGATGGTAGGTGCCCAATTGGTCCTCGCCGGACTCGTCGGCGATCATCTTCCTGAAGTGCGCCGTTGTCGCCGGGTGGCGCATCTCGCCGTCCACGGCCACGTTCCCCAGCGTCATGACCGCTCCGGGAATGTGGAACTTCCGGGTCAGCATGTGGAACATGCCGAAGTTCACGGACAGGGTCTGCACCGCCCGCTGCGCGAACGGTATGTGCCCGGTCTCCTCCACGGCATTGAGCACCGCCTGGTCGATGGGCATCGCGGTCTCGTTGACCGTAAACTCCCCCAGGTCCCACTTGGCCGTCCGGCTGACAGCACTCTTGAATTCCTTCAGATACGACATGGCCTGACTCCCTATCATTTCCCCTCCCGGCGGGCAAGGTTTGTGGTGTCGGAGGGGGGCCTCGCCGGCGGGCGTCTCCGACGGGCAGGGCGCTGCCCTGCACCCGCTCAAGGCCGAGGGCCTTGAGAATCCCGTGTCGCCTTGCGGCGAGAGGTGCGCGGGGGCGGGGCGGCTGGGCATGGTCGGGCAGCACGGAATGTCCCGAAGTCTTCGCGTTGGCGGGCAAGCGGCAAGCCGCCTTGCCCGCCAACGCAAATCCTTCGGGACGGTGCCCACGCCACAAGCGTCGGGTTTCGTCATTGGGAAATTGAGATGGTGGCGTGTTGGAACGGCGTGAGGTGAAAGAGGCACGACCGTTCTCAAACAGCACCCGCGCGGATGCGCATATGAAAAGTTTGGGAAAAGGAGGGGATGGGGGTCGGGGGGTCCCAAAGAGTACAAGCCCCGCGCCGGGAGGGGCGCAGGGCTTGCATTCCACTATCCTCAGGCCCATTCCTCGTGGGCCTTCAGAACTATCTTAGGTGCACAGGCAGTCGCTGAACACCACCCGGTCGGCGTATTCCGCCTGCTTGCCCTTGTTCCAGCGGGACACGGGGCGGTAGTAGCCCACGATGCGGGTGTAGACCTCGGCCTCCTGGCCGCAGGTGGGGCACTCGAAGTGTTCGCCCAGGATGTAGCCGTGTTCCTTGCAGATGGAGAAGGTCGGCGTGACCGAGACATAGGGAATCTTGGTCTTGGTGAACGCCTTGAGGATGAAGTTCTTGAGGGACTTCGGGTCGGTGACCGCCTCGCCAAGGAAGGTGTGGAACACGGTGCCGCCGGTGTAGAGCGGCTGGAGCTGGTTCTGGTGCTCCAGGGCGTAGAGCACGTCTTCGGAGATGCCCACGGGCAGCTGGGTGGAGTTGGTGTAGTAGGGGGTGCCGTTGCCCTGGGCCTGGATGTCGGCGTAGAGCTGCTTGTCGATCTTGGCCAGCCGGTAGCTGGTTCCTTCTGCGGGCGTGGCTTCCAGGTTGTACAGGGAGCCGGTCTCCTCCTGGAAACGGGAGGTGATGCGGCGCAGGTGGTTGAGCGTGCGGCGCATGAGGCGCACGCCGGATTCGGTCTCGATGCCCTTGCCGATCAGGTTCAGGCACGCCTCGTGGCCGCCGAGCAGGCCGATGGTGGAGAAGTGGCCCTTGTAGCCGTTCTTCAGGTAGCGCTTGGACCAGGGGAACATGCCCGCGTCCAGGTTGTTGTTGATGACCTTGCGCTTGAATTCCAGGGATTCCTTGGCCAGCTCGGCGTATTCCTCGACCAGGTCCAGGAACTCGTCCTCGGATTGGGCCAGGTAGGCGAGCTTGGGCAGGTTCAGGGTGACCACGCCGATGGAGCCGGTCAGGTCGCCCGCGCCGAACAGGCCGCCGGTCTTGGTGCGCAGTTCGCGCAGGTCCATCTGCAACCGGCAGCACATGGAGCGGACGTCCTCGGGATTGAGGTCCGAACTGATGAAGTTCTGGAAATAGGGCACGCCGTACTTGGAGGTCAGCTGCATGAGCTTTTCGCCGATCTCGGACTCCCAGGGGAAGTCCTCGGTGACGTTGTAGGTCGGGATGGGGAAGGAGAAGATGCGGCCGTCCGCGTCCCCTTCGAGCATGACCTCGATGTAGGCCTTGTTGATCATGTCCATCTCTTCCTGGAAATCGGCGTAGGTCAGATCTTCATGGTACTTGCCGCCGATGATGATGGGCTCGCCGGCGATGTGTTTGGGCGCCACGAGGTCCAGGGAGAGGTTGGTGAACGGCGACTGGCCGCCCCAGCGCGACGTGGTGTTCAGGTTGAACACGAATTTTTGCATGCACTGGCGGACCTGCTCGTAGTCGAGCCCGTCCTCGCGGATGAAGGGAGCCAGGTAGGTGTCCACGTTGTTGAACGCCTGGGCGCCCGCCCACTCGTTCTGCAGCGTGCCGAGAAAGTTGTTCATCTGGCCCAGGGCGGTGTCGAAATGCTTGGCCGGTCCGGCCGAGGCGCGGCCTTCCAGGTTGAAGCCCTCCAGGAGCAGGTCGCGCAGGGACCAGCCCGCGCAGTACCCGGCCAGGCCGAAGGACAGGTCATGTATATGGAAATAGGCGTGCTCGTGGGCCAGGCGGATTTCCTCGGGGTATTTCTCCAGGGCGTAGCGGGCCTGGACCGTACCGGACAGGTGGAGCATGAGACCCTGGAAGGAGTGGGTCATGTTGGCGTTTTCGTTGACGCGCCAGTCGGCCTGGTCGAGGTAGGTGTCGATGACGTCCTTGATGTCGAGGTAGGCTTCTTTCTGGGAACGGAGCTGGCGGCGTTTTTCGCGGTACAGGATGTACTTCTTGGCGATGTCGTACTGGCGGGCTTCCATGAGCACCTGCTCGACCATGTTCTGCACGTGCTCCTGCTCGGGGATGTC belongs to Pseudodesulfovibrio portus and includes:
- a CDS encoding zinc ribbon domain-containing protein, with product MITCTKCGEKNSDDTRFCARCNRKLQSSRRAAPAEDSPVDEPLVSFEHQGMPADAWRDLKRLMEAWGYLLLLAGVAAGCWWYRTWWPLYPTVGLLALLIYFRRV
- a CDS encoding DUF3592 domain-containing protein, whose protein sequence is MSGTHAKRTAEYRRIRIIVGAAVVACLVWAFASLPYDILRAERARLYGEEATTGVVLAVRGVESSDTGKGRLVVDYKYIDPDGFARTASARMDASKWSQYRPGRSVKVIFVRNRPEIVRLPGEEEPAFQLWLRDLMN
- a CDS encoding DNA-binding protein, whose product is MTMKCKEKLKEEGYIRYRGAVDASVYEYFNCDCSWKAEWYLKAGHYRCCGCKERCETREPDGFQLFLDLG
- a CDS encoding ribonucleoside triphosphate reductase translates to MPSQIMKRDGRLETWSTDRIAQAIFKALSASGIKDPLLSKRLARKVEGKLEGMDIPEQEHVQNMVEQVLMEARQYDIAKKYILYREKRRQLRSQKEAYLDIKDVIDTYLDQADWRVNENANMTHSFQGLMLHLSGTVQARYALEKYPEEIRLAHEHAYFHIHDLSFGLAGYCAGWSLRDLLLEGFNLEGRASAGPAKHFDTALGQMNNFLGTLQNEWAGAQAFNNVDTYLAPFIREDGLDYEQVRQCMQKFVFNLNTTSRWGGQSPFTNLSLDLVAPKHIAGEPIIIGGKYHEDLTYADFQEEMDMINKAYIEVMLEGDADGRIFSFPIPTYNVTEDFPWESEIGEKLMQLTSKYGVPYFQNFISSDLNPEDVRSMCCRLQMDLRELRTKTGGLFGAGDLTGSIGVVTLNLPKLAYLAQSEDEFLDLVEEYAELAKESLEFKRKVINNNLDAGMFPWSKRYLKNGYKGHFSTIGLLGGHEACLNLIGKGIETESGVRLMRRTLNHLRRITSRFQEETGSLYNLEATPAEGTSYRLAKIDKQLYADIQAQGNGTPYYTNSTQLPVGISEDVLYALEHQNQLQPLYTGGTVFHTFLGEAVTDPKSLKNFILKAFTKTKIPYVSVTPTFSICKEHGYILGEHFECPTCGQEAEVYTRIVGYYRPVSRWNKGKQAEYADRVVFSDCLCT
- a CDS encoding metal ABC transporter ATP-binding protein; amino-acid sequence: MSENVIEFRGVSFSHGGTVILEDVNLSIEAGDYLAVLGPNGGGKSTLLKLMLGLIRPDSGVVRILGEEPGAAGGRIGYLPQHTHVAQSFPISVLDAVCMGLVKPGFGGIAGLSCSPDEQDKARRALERVNLLQYADRGLAGLSGGQKQRVFIARALVADPELLLLDEPTASVDSASRNALFTLLVDLNADMTIVMVSHDISALAKGVKSVACVNRKVHFHAAPAITGDMYQSTYGTPGTGTCPVELVTHGHVPHRVLGAHDLGCDCEHGCFHTHDEESE
- a CDS encoding D-sedoheptulose 7-phosphate isomerase, with translation MSESALKKVMDHASAGLTARKAFFDTKAELVVEIARAMAVCLAGGGKVMFCGNGGSAADCQHLAAEFTNRIKLERPPLPGLALTTDTSALTAIANDYSFDEVFSKQVLALGRPGDMLVGFSTSGTSTNVIRAMREAKRNGIVTVGLTGQSGAEMASVSDFLVTVPSGQTAVVQEIHIAAGHMFCFLVDHFLFEAVSELTPYLPDPSQG
- a CDS encoding metal ABC transporter permease: MDILGYEFMQNALAAGLLASVICGIIGSLVVVNRIVFISGGIAHASYGGVGLAFLLGLPVLPVTTVFTVCAALVMAMVTLRDRERVDTVIGAIWAAGMALGIILLDLTPGYNVDLMSYLFGSILAVTRSDLWLMAGLAVLVFGLVLVFFRGFLAMSFDEEFARARGVPVSFLHCLLIVLVGLCVVMIIRVVGLILVIALLTIPPFIAERRTKSLKSMMIVSTALSVLFTVAGLWLSYSLDITSGAAIIAVATLSFFASMVLPGKKA
- a CDS encoding rhomboid family intramembrane serine protease — translated: MHYIYPMQPKTPRTGFFNRVLRHAWTDLRPLVVEDGEGGLSHREAKLWSLILSARHVPYRMRRLPAAEGGGYVIEVQEWFADRAARELTLYFEENRPDIGSVTLPDLRPVSGFEPTLVGLGLLLLFYVMYHRVYPGLGVYPELWADIGSADGSAILSGQWWRTATALTLHADGPHVLGNAVIGGVFIWLVSRRLGGGLTWLLTILSGVLGNLANTLVLGVHHDAIGFSTATFGAAGVLAAITPFTVGGGVHGLGSGERVRRLLRFTSNALIPFGAGLGLLAMLGAGEGTDLGAHLFGFLSGAGLGVVAGKLTTGHGLPGRPLGAWMYLAALCIPLGAWWLAWLA
- the purU gene encoding formyltetrahydrofolate deformylase, whose amino-acid sequence is MTESKESTVRLLITCPDQPGIVAAVSGYLHKKNANIIHSDQHSTDPEGGRFFMRNEFFLPGLDMDGLEELRREFREEVTNGFVMDWSLNPVWKPKKMVILCSKVDHALMELLWRWKRGDLEADISMVISNHQDLRESVEHFVPFHYVPVGPSLRDKVTAEDTMIDLMGDVDLIVLARYMQILTPDFVNRFTCRIINIHHSFLPAFVGADPYRRAHQRGVKLIGATAHYITEQLDEGPIIEQDVIRVTHSHDVDDLKRLGGDIERHVLARAVKWHLEDRVIVDGNKTIVFRR